The region aaacaactccaatattaacatgaaacacattcgatatgttaaaaaaagtcaatgtaattgggttaaaaggactatattcattcatttttaaagtttagggaccaaaatttatcaaagttttgaccagggacgaattccaatttttgaccaaagttcagggactaaaaacatacttaacccaaaaaaaaatgtacaagaGGTATTTGATGAAAAGtaactcaaagagctttcttacTTTTCATAAAACTTGTTGAATATATAAAGAACAATATCTCATGATATATAGGGAAAAGTGATAAAACTTAAGATACatcataatacataatatttgataaaaataaagaagaataaaatatattatatatccatCAATAGAATTAAAACCAAGAAATATGTAATATTTCTAACAAACCATACTTAGACGTTTAGGAGCACTCATGGAGACATGCTCACACTCATATAGAGTATTCATGGAGACATGCTCATAACATATCAAttcattaaaacaaaacatgagAATGCATATCAATACTCCCTACAATCATATGAAATATTAACTTCCTTTATCATGATTGAGTACATAAAACTTTAAAGCTTCCCGCTATGTTTGAACTTACATATTAGTTTTGATACTAGAGGTTTAAGACAGTGATTTTGAGTTTGATAATAAGATTCTACATTCCTGTATTCACTTTACTTGCTTAAAAGTAGTTAAAGTTAACATCCAAAtagaaaaaacagaaaacaagatGAACTTTCATTGAAAGAAAGGAACAGCACAGTAAATAACATCACAGTTTTCCTTATACTGAAATCCAAATagaaaaaaacagaaaattagTTGAATCTTCATTGAATGAAAAGCAACAACACAGTAAATAACATCATAAGGTTTCCCTTACACTGAAATCCAAATagaaaaaaacagaaaacaagtTAAATCTTCGTTGAAAGAAAAGCAACAACACActaaataaataacatcacAAGGTTTCCTTATACTAAGAGACTCAAATACAATCATCGAATATCTTCTTCACCAAGTGATTTCCTTGTTACTTATTTAATGAATCCTCTCTTCAATTACCTGCACATTTAACATTGCAATTTTATGAGTTTGACTTGTTCCATTGCATTGTTTAAGTATTGAAATTGTCAATGATTTCTTACTTTTGAACTAATGAGATGATTGAACATACAGTCTGAATAAGCGTGAGCAAAAGTAGCACAATTGCAGCAACAGTAGATGCTATTTTCCAAGGAGTGTTTAAGTAATCGTGTATCAACATAGCCTTGTACTTGTTACGAGGATTTTCGTAGAATTTATTTAACCCATTGCAGACGGAGAAATAATGCGAACAGAACTCTGGCATTGTGACAGTCGAGTTCAGATTACTAATCATTGTAACCACTTTATCAGTATCACCCAACCAATTGACAATAATTTTCTTGTCAACAAGTATGTTCACATCTTTTTCAGTATTGATAAGAAAATCTAGGATCGCTACATATTGAGTAATGATTTTTGTAGCCGAATCGTGGCAATGTTCATATGCCATCATATTCCTGAAATAAAGTTGTGTACTGGAACTTATATTCAAGATTGGCATGCTCAACACTCCATCTTCAGATAATTCCAAGTCAAGTATGCAATTATTTGGACTGACTTTGAACTTAATACCTGCCTCCTCTAGTTGGCTTACACTGTATAGATGACTAACTTCTTGGCATTCTCCTTGTTCTCCAAGACCAAACcgtggtgatgatgatgatattataGAAGATATTACGAACTCAGTGAAGTGTTTTGGATTCTCTCCTGGACACACGGGTCTTAAAGTTGTTCTCTTCAAATAGTTGAAACAAATCTGACGAAAGGAGGGGAATAGTGGATGCATAGCAGTGTGGTTATAAAGATGTTCAAGAGCAGTGAATGGAAGCTGATTCTCCAGTCGAATCAAGTCAAACCTAATCTGCAGTAGCATCCATGGTTTTAACATTAAAGGGTCTTTTCCCTCCCAATCACTACGTTCGTGCCATCTTAGAAAAAGCTCAATCATGAAGCAAGCATCAACTAGAATCATGTTAAAGAAATCATCACCATTACATTTTATGGGGTCTGCATAACAACTTCGAATGTTATTGCTGTTTTCAATCTCTTCAATTTTGGCAACCAATTCTTTCGTAGATAGTCGTGTTCGATTTAGAAATCCCTTAACATATTTGAGTTTAAGTTCCTCCATTGACTCAAAACTGTTGTGATGATAAGGGCCAATTGAAACAACTTGAGGTGTGTAGGCGTTAGGATTATAGTTACGAATATTTGATGGTACCCTATAAATGCATTGCATATGGATTTCATCCAT is a window of Vigna unguiculata cultivar IT97K-499-35 chromosome 4, ASM411807v1, whole genome shotgun sequence DNA encoding:
- the LOC114182576 gene encoding UPF0481 protein At3g47200-like, with amino-acid sequence MEGRRSDLEKEWTEKLQNVNPPEMDEIHMQCIYRVPSNIRNYNPNAYTPQVVSIGPYHHNSFESMEELKLKYVKGFLNRTRLSTKELVAKIEEIENSNNIRSCYADPIKCNGDDFFNMILVDACFMIELFLRWHERSDWEGKDPLMLKPWMLLQIRFDLIRLENQLPFTALEHLYNHTAMHPLFPSFRQICFNYLKRTTLRPVCPGENPKHFTEFVISSIISSSSPRFGLGEQGECQEVSHLYSVSQLEEAGIKFKVSPNNCILDLELSEDGVLSMPILNISSSTQLYFRNMMAYEHCHDSATKIITQYVAILDFLINTEKDVNILVDKKIIVNWLGDTDKVVTMISNLNSTVTMPEFCSHYFSVCNGLNKFYENPRNKYKAMLIHDYLNTPWKIASTVAAIVLLLLTLIQTVCSIISLVQK